A genomic stretch from Pristiophorus japonicus isolate sPriJap1 chromosome 6, sPriJap1.hap1, whole genome shotgun sequence includes:
- the ids gene encoding iduronate 2-sulfatase isoform X1 has protein sequence MTRKWGLVQALAVWTCCVGHGQPDPNMARDTVRREGKLNVLFIIADDLRTSLGCYGDPIVKSPNIDQLASKSVIFKNAFAQQALCGPSRTSFLTSRRPDTTRLYDHDSYWRTHAGNYTTLPQYLKMNGYLTMSVGKVFHPGIVSNHTDDYPYSWSIRPFHPSTQKYKNAKVCKGPDGGKHANLVCPVDVEEMPEHTLPDIQSTEEAIRLLKSLKGVESPFFLAVGYHKPHIPLKYPEEFLKLYPREEIHLAPDPKVPSKLPPVAYNPWTDLRARDDVQALNISFPYGPIPEDFQVLIRQSYFAAVSYMDTQVGRLLNALDEQELANNTVVVFTSDHGWSLGEHGEWAKYSNFDVATRVPLMFHVPGMTGAFPLPGQRMFPFINPFTHKVGDLPAGLTRDVSVELVGLLPTLCQLLGLPAPPRCPASSFHVELCTEGESMASYLSSAATSCNGESVVYSQYPRPADTPQQNSDLPSLKDIRVMGYSVRSDDYRYTQWVGYNPSTFSANLSDIHAGELYLYKTDPGQDNNLYNNAEFAGLVQKLSALLKT, from the exons ATGACTCGCAAGTGGGGCTTGGTGCAAGCGCTGGCGGTGTGGACATGTTGCGTCGGTCACGGACAGCCCGATCCCAATATGGCCCGGGATACTGTGCGGAGGGAAG GGAAGTTGAACGTACTCTTCATTATTGCTGACGATCTTCGCACTAGTCTGGGATGCTATGGCGATCCGATAGTGAAATCACCAAACATTGATCAACTAGCCTCCAAGAGTGTTATTTTCAAAAATGCATTCGCCCAA CAAGCTTTATGTGGGCCTAGCAGGACGTCATTTTTAACCAGTCGTAGACCTGACACCACTCGGCTTTACGATCACGATTCTTACTGGAGGACGCATGCTGGGAACTACACCACGCTTCCTCAGTATTTGAAGATGAATGGCTACTTAACCATGTCAGTGGGAAAAGTCTTTCATCCAG GGATTGTGTCCAATCATACAGATGATTATCCTTACAGCTGGTCCATTCGTCCATTTCATCCTTCAACACAGAAATATAAAAATGCCAAG GTCTGCAAAGGACCAGATGGTGGTAAACATGCTAACTTGGTTTGTCCAGTGGATGTTGAGGAAATGCCAGAACACACTCTGCCCGATATACAGAGCACTGAAGAGGCAATTCGGTTACTGAAGAGCCTGAAAGGCGTGGAAAGCCCTTTCTTTTTGGCTGTTGGTTACCATAAACCACACATTCCATTGAAATATCCtgag GAATTTTTAAAATTGTATCCACGCGAGGAGATCCACCTTGCACCTGATCCCAAAGTCCCATCAAAACTACCCCCAGTGGCATATAATCCCTGGACTGATCTAAGAGCAAGGGATGACGTTCAGGCCCTCAATATAAGTTTCCCATATGGACCCATTCCTGAGGACTTTCAG GTGCTGATTCGCCAGAGTTACTTTGCTGCTGTCTCCTACATGGACACTCAAGTAGGCCGACTACTGAATGCGTTGGATGAGCAGGAGCTGGCCAATAATACAGTCGTTGTGTTTACTTCTGACCACG GTTGGTCGCTAGGGGAGCACGGAGAATGGGCTAAATACAGCAACTTTGATGTAGCCACCCGTGTCCCTTTGATGTTTCATGTACCAGGGATGACTGGGGCTTTTCCTCTTCCGGGACAAAGGATGTTTCCTTTTATTAATCCCTTTACTCATAAAGTCGGGGATCTGCCTGCAG GATTGACCAGGGATGTCAGTGTGGAATTAGTGGGCCTCCTCCCAACTCTCTGCCAGCTTCTCGGGTTACCTGCCCCACCGAGATGTCCGGCATCCTCCTTCCACGTCGAACTGTGCACCGAGGGAGAGAGTATGGCCTCTTATctgagctctgctgccacgagttGTAACGGTGAATCGGTTGTCTACAGCCAATACCCACGGCCAGCGGACACACCCCAGCAGAACTCTGACCTCCCTTCACTGAAGGACATTCGAGTGATGGGATACTCTGTGCGTTCTGATGACTACAGGTACACGCAATGGGTTGGTTATAACCCGTCCACTTTCAGTGCCAATCTCAGTGACATTCATGCCGGCGAGCTCTACCTTTAtaaaactgacccaggacaggataACAACTTGTATAACAACGCTGAATTTGCTGGGTTGGTCCAAAAACTTTCAGCCTTGCTTAAAACCTGA
- the ids gene encoding iduronate 2-sulfatase isoform X2, with protein MFFQLQGKLNVLFIIADDLRTSLGCYGDPIVKSPNIDQLASKSVIFKNAFAQQALCGPSRTSFLTSRRPDTTRLYDHDSYWRTHAGNYTTLPQYLKMNGYLTMSVGKVFHPGIVSNHTDDYPYSWSIRPFHPSTQKYKNAKVCKGPDGGKHANLVCPVDVEEMPEHTLPDIQSTEEAIRLLKSLKGVESPFFLAVGYHKPHIPLKYPEEFLKLYPREEIHLAPDPKVPSKLPPVAYNPWTDLRARDDVQALNISFPYGPIPEDFQVLIRQSYFAAVSYMDTQVGRLLNALDEQELANNTVVVFTSDHGWSLGEHGEWAKYSNFDVATRVPLMFHVPGMTGAFPLPGQRMFPFINPFTHKVGDLPAGLTRDVSVELVGLLPTLCQLLGLPAPPRCPASSFHVELCTEGESMASYLSSAATSCNGESVVYSQYPRPADTPQQNSDLPSLKDIRVMGYSVRSDDYRYTQWVGYNPSTFSANLSDIHAGELYLYKTDPGQDNNLYNNAEFAGLVQKLSALLKT; from the exons GGAAGTTGAACGTACTCTTCATTATTGCTGACGATCTTCGCACTAGTCTGGGATGCTATGGCGATCCGATAGTGAAATCACCAAACATTGATCAACTAGCCTCCAAGAGTGTTATTTTCAAAAATGCATTCGCCCAA CAAGCTTTATGTGGGCCTAGCAGGACGTCATTTTTAACCAGTCGTAGACCTGACACCACTCGGCTTTACGATCACGATTCTTACTGGAGGACGCATGCTGGGAACTACACCACGCTTCCTCAGTATTTGAAGATGAATGGCTACTTAACCATGTCAGTGGGAAAAGTCTTTCATCCAG GGATTGTGTCCAATCATACAGATGATTATCCTTACAGCTGGTCCATTCGTCCATTTCATCCTTCAACACAGAAATATAAAAATGCCAAG GTCTGCAAAGGACCAGATGGTGGTAAACATGCTAACTTGGTTTGTCCAGTGGATGTTGAGGAAATGCCAGAACACACTCTGCCCGATATACAGAGCACTGAAGAGGCAATTCGGTTACTGAAGAGCCTGAAAGGCGTGGAAAGCCCTTTCTTTTTGGCTGTTGGTTACCATAAACCACACATTCCATTGAAATATCCtgag GAATTTTTAAAATTGTATCCACGCGAGGAGATCCACCTTGCACCTGATCCCAAAGTCCCATCAAAACTACCCCCAGTGGCATATAATCCCTGGACTGATCTAAGAGCAAGGGATGACGTTCAGGCCCTCAATATAAGTTTCCCATATGGACCCATTCCTGAGGACTTTCAG GTGCTGATTCGCCAGAGTTACTTTGCTGCTGTCTCCTACATGGACACTCAAGTAGGCCGACTACTGAATGCGTTGGATGAGCAGGAGCTGGCCAATAATACAGTCGTTGTGTTTACTTCTGACCACG GTTGGTCGCTAGGGGAGCACGGAGAATGGGCTAAATACAGCAACTTTGATGTAGCCACCCGTGTCCCTTTGATGTTTCATGTACCAGGGATGACTGGGGCTTTTCCTCTTCCGGGACAAAGGATGTTTCCTTTTATTAATCCCTTTACTCATAAAGTCGGGGATCTGCCTGCAG GATTGACCAGGGATGTCAGTGTGGAATTAGTGGGCCTCCTCCCAACTCTCTGCCAGCTTCTCGGGTTACCTGCCCCACCGAGATGTCCGGCATCCTCCTTCCACGTCGAACTGTGCACCGAGGGAGAGAGTATGGCCTCTTATctgagctctgctgccacgagttGTAACGGTGAATCGGTTGTCTACAGCCAATACCCACGGCCAGCGGACACACCCCAGCAGAACTCTGACCTCCCTTCACTGAAGGACATTCGAGTGATGGGATACTCTGTGCGTTCTGATGACTACAGGTACACGCAATGGGTTGGTTATAACCCGTCCACTTTCAGTGCCAATCTCAGTGACATTCATGCCGGCGAGCTCTACCTTTAtaaaactgacccaggacaggataACAACTTGTATAACAACGCTGAATTTGCTGGGTTGGTCCAAAAACTTTCAGCCTTGCTTAAAACCTGA